In the Bradyrhizobium guangzhouense genome, one interval contains:
- a CDS encoding sigma-70 family RNA polymerase sigma factor has product MEWAELIGRVAAHGDRDAFKLLFEHFAPRVKGFLVKTGMNADAAEEIAQMTLLTVWRKAARFDPSSAGAAAWIFTIARNLRIDSARAAARLAKAAANAERDETPEVVDSPETVMTRRDDVSRVSAALRQLSDEQSTVIRLSFIEEQPHSEIAEKLGIPLGTVKSRIRLAMARLRDLLDD; this is encoded by the coding sequence GTGGAATGGGCTGAATTGATCGGACGCGTCGCGGCCCATGGCGATCGGGACGCGTTCAAGCTTTTGTTTGAGCATTTTGCTCCGCGCGTGAAGGGATTCCTGGTCAAGACCGGGATGAACGCCGACGCCGCGGAGGAGATCGCGCAGATGACCCTGCTGACGGTTTGGCGGAAGGCGGCCCGGTTCGACCCGTCGTCCGCAGGTGCAGCTGCGTGGATCTTCACGATCGCGCGCAATCTGCGCATCGATTCCGCCAGGGCTGCGGCACGGCTGGCCAAGGCTGCGGCGAATGCAGAACGCGATGAAACGCCTGAGGTCGTGGACTCGCCCGAGACCGTGATGACCCGGCGCGACGACGTATCGCGCGTATCGGCAGCGCTCCGGCAATTATCAGACGAGCAATCCACGGTGATCCGGCTGTCGTTTATCGAGGAGCAGCCGCATAGCGAGATCGCGGAAAAGCTCGGTATCCCGCTCGGGACGGTTAAGTCTCGCATCAGGCTCGCCATGGCACGGCTCAGAGACCTCTTGGACGATTGA
- a CDS encoding alpha/beta fold hydrolase, producing MQYKSVTTEILEIAYLDYGAPDGWPCVMGHGFPYDVNAYAKAAPIIAQAGARVLVPWLRGYGPTRFRSAQTRRSGEQAALGADLLAFMDALKIERAVVGGYDWGGRAACVVSVLHPERVAGLVSGNSYNIQNIARAMEPASPPEEAALWYQYLFHNERGRRALERNRRGFARQLWTMWSPTWQFDDATFDRSAVSFDNPDFVEIVIHSYRHRYGLVEGDPAYAGIEAKLAAQPQVRVPTIAIDGDSDGVNPGTAHHAKKFEGFFERRVFVGAGHNLPQERPAEWAQAVLDVRKAAS from the coding sequence ATGCAATACAAATCCGTCACGACTGAAATCCTGGAGATTGCCTATCTCGACTACGGCGCACCCGATGGCTGGCCCTGCGTCATGGGCCACGGCTTTCCCTATGACGTTAACGCCTATGCCAAGGCGGCGCCGATCATCGCGCAAGCCGGCGCCCGGGTGCTGGTGCCGTGGCTGCGCGGCTACGGGCCGACGCGGTTCCGCTCGGCGCAGACACGGCGTTCCGGCGAGCAGGCGGCGCTGGGCGCCGATCTGCTGGCCTTCATGGACGCACTCAAGATCGAACGCGCCGTCGTCGGCGGCTATGATTGGGGCGGGCGCGCTGCCTGTGTGGTCTCGGTGCTGCACCCCGAGCGCGTCGCCGGGCTCGTCTCCGGCAATTCCTACAACATCCAGAATATCGCGCGCGCGATGGAGCCGGCTTCGCCGCCGGAGGAGGCGGCGCTGTGGTATCAATATCTCTTTCACAACGAGCGCGGCCGCCGCGCGCTGGAGCGCAACCGGCGCGGCTTTGCCCGCCAACTCTGGACGATGTGGTCGCCGACGTGGCAATTCGACGACGCGACCTTCGACAGAAGCGCGGTGTCGTTCGACAATCCCGACTTCGTCGAAATCGTGATCCATTCCTATCGCCACCGCTATGGGCTGGTGGAAGGCGATCCCGCCTATGCCGGGATCGAAGCGAAGCTCGCCGCGCAGCCCCAGGTTCGCGTCCCCACGATTGCAATCGACGGCGACAGCGACGGCGTCAATCCGGGCACCGCGCATCACGCGAAGAAGTTCGAGGGCTTCTTCGAACGGCGCGTCTTCGTCGGTGCCGGCCACAATCTGCCGCAGGAACGGCCGGCCGAATGGGCGCAGGCCGTGCTGGACGTGCGGAAGGCGGCATCCTGA
- a CDS encoding cryptochrome/photolyase family protein, translating into MARSGEPEQEGGNLVLVFGDQLDLDSAAFDDFEPSRDVVLQMEVMEETSYIPQHKKRIAYFLASMRHFRNELAARGRRVHYVEIDAPENTGRFETEIARAQRMFRPSRTIAVEPGDWRVVEKLRRLVRPPELRSDRHFLCSRDEFATFSERHPRPVLETFYRTMRRKTGLLMDGEGRPIGGAWNFDVENRKSFGKSSPSLPSRPSNAPDTITAEVLRLVALRFADSPGKLGDFDFPVTRTQALTQLDDFVANRLPLFGTYQDAMRADEPFLYHSLLSGPLNLHQLRPLEVVQSALQSTSAPLNALEGFLRQIIGWREFVRGIYWQRMPQYAEANALGAELPMPRFYWTGETEMRCLAEAIGHTIDHAYAHHIERLMVLGLFAMLLGVRPYDVHRWHMSMFWDAIDWVSLPNTLGMSQHGDGGIVGTKPYAASGNYINRMSDHCRHCRFDPKQAIGENACPFTTLYWNFLDKHRKRFTSNGRMKNQYANLDRKDASELRAIRRQAAKMMDAAT; encoded by the coding sequence ATGGCCCGATCCGGCGAGCCGGAGCAAGAGGGCGGGAATCTGGTGCTGGTGTTCGGCGACCAGCTCGACCTCGACAGCGCCGCGTTCGACGACTTCGAGCCCAGCCGGGACGTCGTGCTGCAAATGGAGGTCATGGAAGAGACCTCCTATATCCCGCAGCACAAGAAACGCATCGCTTACTTCCTCGCATCGATGCGGCATTTCAGGAATGAACTCGCCGCACGCGGACGGCGCGTACACTATGTCGAGATCGACGCCCCTGAAAACACCGGCCGCTTCGAAACCGAGATTGCACGTGCTCAGCGGATGTTCAGGCCGTCGCGCACGATCGCCGTCGAACCGGGCGACTGGCGGGTTGTCGAAAAACTGCGCCGGTTGGTCCGGCCGCCGGAGCTCCGCAGCGACCGCCATTTCCTGTGTTCGCGCGACGAATTCGCGACCTTTTCCGAACGGCATCCCCGGCCGGTCCTGGAAACGTTCTATCGCACCATGCGACGGAAGACCGGCCTGCTGATGGATGGCGAGGGGCGGCCGATCGGCGGCGCCTGGAATTTCGACGTCGAGAATCGCAAATCATTCGGCAAGTCCAGCCCGTCCCTCCCATCTCGGCCATCCAATGCGCCGGACACAATTACGGCGGAGGTGCTGCGGCTCGTCGCCCTTCGTTTCGCCGACAGCCCCGGCAAGCTCGGCGATTTCGACTTCCCGGTCACGCGTACCCAGGCGCTGACCCAATTGGACGACTTCGTCGCAAATCGGTTACCGCTGTTCGGAACCTATCAGGACGCGATGCGAGCCGACGAGCCTTTCCTCTATCACTCGCTTCTGTCAGGGCCGCTGAACCTGCACCAGCTACGCCCCTTGGAGGTCGTCCAATCGGCTCTGCAAAGCACTTCGGCGCCATTGAACGCGCTGGAAGGATTCTTGCGCCAGATCATCGGCTGGCGCGAATTCGTCCGGGGCATCTATTGGCAGCGCATGCCGCAATATGCCGAAGCGAACGCGCTTGGCGCCGAGCTGCCAATGCCTAGGTTCTACTGGACCGGCGAGACCGAGATGCGCTGCCTCGCCGAGGCGATCGGCCATACCATCGACCATGCCTATGCCCACCACATCGAGCGATTGATGGTGCTGGGCCTGTTCGCCATGCTGCTCGGCGTCAGGCCTTACGACGTCCATCGTTGGCACATGTCGATGTTCTGGGACGCGATCGACTGGGTGTCGTTGCCGAACACACTCGGTATGAGCCAGCATGGCGACGGCGGCATCGTCGGTACGAAGCCCTACGCGGCGTCGGGCAACTACATCAACCGCATGAGCGATCACTGCCGGCATTGCCGCTTCGATCCCAAGCAGGCCATCGGCGAGAACGCCTGCCCCTTCACGACGCTGTACTGGAATTTTCTGGACAAGCACCGCAAACGCTTCACCAGCAACGGACGAATGAAGAACCAATACGCCAATCTCGATCGCAAGGACGCTTCGGAATTGCGCGCGATAAGGCGGCAGGCTGCAAAGATGATGGACGCCGCAACCTGA
- a CDS encoding sigma-70 family RNA polymerase sigma factor translates to MSCSRLTARDPMIERLSDLLARVGRGDQRAFTELFAATRNKLRKTARPIAPSDADLDDLLQDAYLKIWKHAAHFDPLRSSPITWMCAIMRNTAIDAVRLKQVPTAELDEALAVPDTAVTEDAFDYDLVQPIAARAIQRLPDQRRQLLSQAYLEGESRLMLAQRFGVPVGTIKTWLRRTVVSLREECLACAPGVVATQPHP, encoded by the coding sequence ATGAGCTGCAGCAGACTGACGGCACGGGACCCGATGATCGAGCGTTTGAGCGATCTTCTCGCCCGCGTCGGACGCGGCGATCAGCGGGCCTTCACCGAGCTCTTCGCCGCGACGCGCAACAAGCTGCGCAAGACCGCGCGCCCGATCGCCCCGTCCGATGCGGACCTCGACGATCTGCTCCAGGATGCGTATCTGAAGATCTGGAAGCATGCAGCTCACTTCGATCCGCTCCGTTCGTCGCCGATCACCTGGATGTGCGCGATCATGCGCAACACCGCGATCGACGCTGTCAGGCTCAAGCAGGTGCCGACGGCGGAACTCGATGAAGCGCTGGCAGTGCCCGACACCGCCGTGACCGAAGACGCATTCGATTACGACCTGGTCCAGCCGATCGCGGCCCGCGCCATCCAGCGGCTTCCTGATCAACGCCGGCAGTTGCTGTCGCAGGCCTATCTCGAAGGTGAAAGCCGCTTGATGCTGGCGCAGCGCTTCGGCGTGCCGGTCGGCACGATCAAGACCTGGCTGCGGCGGACAGTCGTCTCGCTGCGCGAGGAATGCCTGGCTTGCGCGCCGGGCGTGGTGGCAACGCAACCGCATCCGTGA
- a CDS encoding HD domain-containing protein, producing MMTLPRLAAESLEKLLGSFMRRRYDETYARIVEASTRTAMECIGNSDALYHNIEHTMLVTLAAQAIMLGRNLHAHIDADDYIHILIACLAHDIGYVRGLFPEDDEDGFIIDEAGTKVSLPRGASDASLMMYHVDRSKLFVRRRLPPIRGVDSERVARAIEGTRFPARQGQEYDDEASILRAADFIGQLGDPNYLRKANALYYEFEEVGMNRQLGYDSPADIVNRYPQFYWNSVAPHIQTEIGYLNKTEIGRQWIANLYSNVFRAEREISLSGPQK from the coding sequence ATGATGACGTTACCGCGACTGGCGGCTGAATCCCTGGAGAAGTTGCTGGGCTCGTTCATGCGTCGCAGGTACGACGAGACCTATGCCAGGATCGTGGAGGCTTCGACGCGCACCGCGATGGAATGCATTGGCAACAGCGATGCGCTCTATCACAACATCGAGCATACGATGCTCGTGACGCTGGCGGCCCAGGCGATCATGCTCGGCCGCAATCTCCATGCCCACATCGATGCCGACGATTACATTCATATTCTGATCGCCTGCCTCGCGCACGATATCGGCTATGTCCGCGGGCTGTTTCCGGAAGATGATGAAGACGGTTTCATCATCGACGAGGCCGGCACCAAAGTGTCATTGCCGCGCGGTGCGTCCGATGCCAGTCTGATGATGTATCACGTTGACCGGTCGAAGCTTTTCGTGCGGCGGCGGCTGCCACCGATCCGTGGCGTCGACTCTGAGCGAGTTGCCCGCGCCATCGAGGGGACGCGCTTTCCGGCCCGCCAGGGCCAGGAATACGACGATGAGGCCTCGATCCTGCGCGCCGCGGATTTCATCGGGCAGCTCGGCGACCCCAACTATCTGCGCAAGGCCAACGCACTCTATTACGAGTTCGAGGAAGTCGGCATGAACCGCCAGCTCGGTTACGACTCGCCCGCCGACATCGTGAACCGCTATCCGCAATTCTACTGGAACAGCGTCGCACCGCACATCCAGACCGAGATCGGCTATCTCAACAAGACCGAGATCGGCCGCCAGTGGATCGCCAACCTCTACAGCAACGTCTTCCGCGCCGAACGCGAGATCTCGCTGTCCGGACCGCAGAAGTAA
- a CDS encoding TspO/MBR family protein, whose protein sequence is MRTTFTIPLIFLLIVLGIGFAIGSTNLPGSWYAGLAKPSFNPPNWIFAPVWSVIYVLIAFAGARTWQRAPYGAAMLLWIVQMVLNFAWSPIFFTWHRTGLALGIIVAMLLAIVGFIVECRLMDRTAALLFVPYLAWVAFATLLNAGIFMLN, encoded by the coding sequence ATGCGGACGACTTTCACGATCCCTCTCATTTTCCTTCTCATCGTGCTCGGTATCGGCTTCGCGATCGGAAGCACGAACCTGCCGGGCTCCTGGTACGCCGGTCTGGCGAAGCCGTCATTCAACCCGCCGAACTGGATCTTCGCGCCTGTATGGTCCGTGATTTACGTCCTGATCGCGTTCGCCGGCGCGAGGACGTGGCAGCGGGCGCCGTATGGGGCAGCCATGCTGCTCTGGATCGTGCAGATGGTGCTCAACTTCGCCTGGTCGCCGATATTCTTCACCTGGCATCGCACCGGCCTCGCACTCGGCATCATTGTCGCGATGCTGCTGGCGATTGTCGGCTTCATCGTCGAGTGCCGGCTGATGGACCGGACGGCGGCATTGCTGTTCGTTCCATATTTGGCCTGGGTCGCATTTGCCACCCTCCTCAATGCCGGCATCTTCATGCTCAATTGA
- a CDS encoding HdeD family acid-resistance protein: MTSASDTSPHLGLGSGIAALHAKWGWIVALGVVYLIAGFVALGSVVMATVASVLVVGAMMIVAGAAEIIGAFQMKSWGKFLIWALLGVLYVIAGILTFDNPVFAAVLLTLFLGISLIASGAVRLFLAFSMKRESPWVWVALSGAITLLLGLLIMARWPVNSVYILGLFLGIDLIMAGAGWVSLGFALKRRS; the protein is encoded by the coding sequence ATGACGTCTGCTTCGGATACCTCTCCCCATCTCGGCCTCGGCTCCGGCATCGCGGCACTGCATGCCAAATGGGGCTGGATCGTCGCCCTCGGCGTCGTCTACCTCATCGCCGGCTTCGTCGCGCTCGGCAGCGTCGTGATGGCGACGGTGGCGAGCGTCCTCGTGGTCGGTGCAATGATGATCGTCGCCGGTGCCGCCGAGATTATCGGCGCCTTCCAGATGAAGAGTTGGGGCAAGTTCCTGATCTGGGCGCTGCTCGGCGTGCTCTACGTCATCGCCGGCATCCTCACGTTCGACAATCCGGTGTTCGCGGCAGTCTTGTTGACGCTGTTTCTCGGCATATCGCTGATCGCCTCCGGCGCCGTCAGGCTGTTTCTCGCCTTCAGCATGAAGCGCGAGAGTCCGTGGGTGTGGGTCGCGCTGTCGGGTGCCATCACGCTGCTGCTCGGTCTCTTGATCATGGCACGCTGGCCGGTCAACAGCGTCTACATCCTCGGCCTGTTCCTCGGCATCGATCTGATCATGGCGGGCGCCGGCTGGGTGAGCCTGGGCTTTGCCTTGAAGCGGCGAAGCTGA
- a CDS encoding putative bifunctional diguanylate cyclase/phosphodiesterase has protein sequence MWQALTCLSGQHDLRFVVVAALVCVLGSLLSMRLLARVRRNGGARRFNLLFLSGLVAGGTVWTTHFAAMLGYNAPVARAFEPGLTFASLMIAVVFAWGGFYITTRTRLGPAIEGGGAVFGLGIAAMHYAGMAAFEVAGEVSWNYPLVALSVTFAAGFGAVAANRIARPITRFCKYGGALAMILAIVSLHFTGMAAVTLYPVSDVVVPPQALSDTFMITSVIVGISLMMAMAASAYAIDLQAANEATESYKHQAMHDPLTGLPNRNGLAQLLQDLLAGRGDDTARVVVLAIDLDRFKDINDVHGHVAGDHLLRQVAQRISAELQPGEFLARIGGDEFVAVKSEIFARGEALKFAERLRKVVLDPVEWQHQSLAVGCSIGVALYPEHGQAADCLTQRADLAMYRAKSLGRGKICTYEPSMDEANRVRAELAIDLKRALAGNELELHYQVQNDTSTGDIVGFEALIRWNHPQKGRIPPDAFIPIAEETGLIVEIGDWVLRTACTTAAQWRLPFKVAVNVAPMQLNHDLPRRVAEILKQTGLAPARLEIELTETGIIADRQHALHVVLALKATGVTVAMDDFGTGYSSLSTLQAFPFDKIKVDKSFIQAVETSAHAAAIVKATLLLGRSLNIPVLAEGVETTRHLDFLREEGCNSVQGYLFGRPMPVEIVNRMIDDAKASNQPASDTRKAPTVEAA, from the coding sequence ATGTGGCAAGCCCTGACCTGTCTGTCCGGCCAGCACGACCTGCGCTTTGTCGTGGTCGCGGCGCTCGTCTGCGTATTGGGGTCGCTCCTGTCGATGCGGCTGCTCGCACGGGTCCGGCGCAACGGCGGCGCCAGGCGCTTCAACCTGCTTTTCCTGTCCGGCCTCGTTGCCGGCGGCACGGTGTGGACGACGCATTTTGCTGCGATGCTCGGCTACAATGCGCCGGTTGCGCGTGCCTTCGAGCCCGGGCTGACCTTCGCCTCGCTGATGATCGCCGTCGTCTTCGCCTGGGGCGGCTTCTACATCACCACCCGCACCCGGCTAGGTCCGGCGATCGAGGGGGGCGGCGCGGTCTTCGGCCTCGGTATCGCGGCAATGCATTACGCCGGCATGGCTGCGTTCGAAGTCGCCGGCGAAGTCAGCTGGAATTATCCGCTCGTTGCGCTTTCGGTCACGTTCGCCGCTGGCTTCGGCGCGGTGGCCGCCAACCGCATTGCGCGGCCGATCACGCGCTTCTGCAAATATGGCGGCGCGCTCGCCATGATCCTGGCGATCGTATCCTTGCATTTCACGGGCATGGCTGCCGTGACCTTGTATCCGGTGTCCGACGTGGTGGTGCCGCCGCAGGCATTGTCAGATACGTTCATGATCACCAGCGTCATCGTAGGCATCAGCCTGATGATGGCGATGGCGGCTTCGGCCTATGCGATCGATCTGCAGGCGGCGAACGAGGCAACGGAAAGCTACAAGCATCAGGCGATGCATGATCCCTTGACGGGGCTGCCGAACCGCAACGGCTTGGCTCAGCTACTGCAGGATCTGCTTGCAGGACGCGGCGACGATACCGCACGCGTGGTCGTGTTGGCGATCGATCTCGATCGCTTCAAGGATATCAACGATGTCCATGGCCATGTCGCCGGCGACCATCTGCTGCGGCAGGTGGCGCAGCGCATCTCCGCGGAATTGCAGCCCGGAGAATTTCTCGCACGGATCGGCGGCGACGAGTTCGTGGCCGTCAAGAGCGAGATATTTGCGCGCGGCGAGGCGCTCAAATTCGCCGAGCGGCTGCGCAAAGTCGTGCTCGATCCGGTCGAATGGCAGCACCAGAGCCTTGCGGTGGGGTGCAGCATCGGCGTAGCGCTATACCCCGAGCACGGTCAGGCGGCGGATTGTCTTACCCAGCGCGCCGATCTTGCGATGTATCGCGCCAAGAGCCTCGGCCGCGGCAAGATCTGTACCTATGAGCCTTCGATGGACGAGGCGAACCGCGTCCGCGCGGAGCTTGCGATCGACCTCAAGCGCGCGCTCGCCGGCAACGAGCTCGAGCTGCACTATCAGGTGCAGAACGATACCAGTACAGGCGACATAGTCGGCTTCGAGGCGCTCATCCGCTGGAATCATCCGCAGAAGGGGCGCATTCCTCCCGACGCTTTCATCCCGATCGCCGAAGAGACCGGCTTGATCGTCGAGATCGGCGACTGGGTGCTGCGAACGGCCTGCACCACCGCCGCGCAGTGGCGCCTCCCGTTCAAGGTCGCCGTGAACGTCGCGCCGATGCAGCTCAATCACGATCTGCCCCGGCGCGTAGCCGAGATTCTGAAGCAGACCGGATTGGCACCCGCGCGGCTCGAGATCGAGCTGACTGAGACCGGCATCATCGCCGACCGACAGCACGCGCTCCACGTCGTGCTGGCGCTGAAGGCGACCGGCGTCACCGTCGCCATGGACGATTTCGGTACCGGCTATTCGTCGCTCTCGACGCTGCAGGCGTTTCCGTTCGACAAGATCAAGGTCGACAAGAGCTTCATTCAGGCGGTCGAGACCAGCGCGCACGCGGCTGCGATCGTCAAGGCGACGCTCCTGCTTGGCCGCAGCCTCAACATTCCCGTGCTGGCCGAGGGCGTCGAGACCACGCGCCATCTCGACTTCCTGCGGGAGGAGGGCTGCAACAGCGTCCAAGGCTATCTGTTCGGTCGACCGATGCCGGTCGAGATCGTGAATCGCATGATCGATGACGCCAAGGCATCAAATCAACCCGCGTCCGATACCCGCAAGGCGCCGACGGTGGAGGCCGCCTGA
- a CDS encoding FAD-dependent oxidoreductase gives MTEDKRPSGPDLSKGVSLSEFKDGKLLGHVGEEDVLLVQAGSEIFAIEPLCSHYHGPLAEGLVVGDTIRCPWHHACFALRTGEATRPPALNALAVWDVTRDRDRITVARKREAPKPLTARRSAPAAEKVVIVGGGAAGFAAAETLRREGFAGAVTMLSNDDAMPVDRPNLSKDYLAGNAPEDWLPLRGEDYYRDAGIDLRLNTNVAAIDPKTRSVTLGNGDKLPFDRLLLATGAEPVKLQISGADQPHVHTLRSVADSRAIIKESASAKRALVIGASFIGLEVAASLRARKIEVHVVAPEERPMQKVLGPEMGDFIRALHEENGVNFHLKDTVERLDGISAALKSGAVIEADLVVAGIGVKPRLALAEQAGLAVDRGVSVSEYLETSVAGIFAAGDIARWPDPHSRQTIRVEHWVVAERQGQTAARNMLGRRERFDAVPFFWSQHYDVPINYVGHAESFDDIAIDGSIKDRDCLLKYRKDGRVLAVASIYRDLDNLKAELEMERSRA, from the coding sequence ATGACCGAGGACAAAAGGCCGAGCGGCCCCGATCTGAGCAAGGGCGTTTCGCTCTCCGAGTTCAAGGACGGAAAATTACTCGGCCATGTCGGTGAGGAGGACGTCCTGCTGGTGCAGGCCGGCAGTGAGATTTTTGCGATCGAGCCGCTGTGCAGCCACTACCACGGTCCGCTCGCCGAAGGCCTCGTGGTTGGCGACACCATCCGCTGTCCGTGGCATCACGCCTGCTTTGCCTTGCGCACGGGCGAAGCCACGCGGCCGCCGGCGCTGAATGCGCTGGCTGTGTGGGACGTCACGCGCGATCGGGACAGGATCACCGTCGCGCGCAAGCGCGAGGCGCCCAAGCCGTTGACGGCTCGTCGCAGCGCGCCGGCAGCGGAAAAAGTCGTCATCGTCGGTGGCGGTGCGGCCGGCTTCGCCGCGGCTGAGACGCTTCGCCGCGAGGGCTTTGCCGGCGCCGTCACCATGCTCAGCAATGACGATGCGATGCCGGTCGACCGGCCCAATCTCTCGAAGGACTATCTCGCCGGTAACGCGCCGGAAGACTGGCTGCCGCTGCGGGGCGAGGACTATTACCGGGACGCCGGCATCGATCTCAGGCTGAACACGAACGTTGCGGCGATCGATCCGAAGACGCGCAGCGTCACGCTCGGTAATGGCGACAAGCTGCCGTTCGACCGGCTGCTGCTCGCAACCGGCGCCGAGCCGGTCAAGCTCCAGATATCAGGTGCCGACCAGCCGCATGTCCACACCTTGCGCTCCGTCGCCGACAGCCGCGCCATCATCAAGGAATCAGCCAGCGCCAAGCGCGCGCTGGTGATCGGCGCCAGCTTCATCGGGCTCGAGGTCGCGGCCTCCTTGCGGGCGCGCAAGATCGAGGTCCACGTGGTCGCGCCCGAGGAGCGGCCGATGCAGAAGGTGCTCGGCCCCGAGATGGGTGACTTCATTCGTGCGCTGCATGAAGAAAACGGCGTCAATTTTCATCTGAAGGATACCGTGGAGAGGCTCGACGGGATCAGTGCGGCGCTGAAGAGCGGCGCTGTCATCGAGGCCGACCTCGTGGTAGCAGGCATCGGCGTCAAGCCACGTCTGGCGCTGGCGGAGCAGGCCGGGCTTGCCGTCGATCGCGGCGTCAGCGTGAGCGAATATCTGGAGACCAGCGTCGCCGGCATCTTCGCGGCCGGCGATATCGCGCGCTGGCCCGATCCGCATTCGCGCCAGACCATCCGCGTCGAGCATTGGGTGGTGGCGGAGCGGCAAGGCCAGACCGCGGCGCGCAACATGCTCGGGAGGCGCGAGCGCTTCGACGCCGTGCCGTTCTTCTGGAGCCAGCACTACGACGTGCCGATCAATTATGTCGGCCACGCCGAGAGCTTTGACGACATTGCTATCGACGGCAGCATCAAAGACCGCGATTGCCTGCTGAAGTACCGCAAGGACGGCCGGGTGCTCGCGGTTGCCTCAATTTATCGCGATCTCGATAATCTCAAGGCCGAGCTCGAGATGGAGCGGTCGCGCGCTTGA
- a CDS encoding ChrR family anti-sigma-E factor, producing the protein MTINHHPPEDLLADFAAGRLDEADRLVIGVHAAQCQRCRRFIAAIEQLAGAAIEQAAPVAMADDAFATIMAAIDEPETTSAQAPASSRPVPLLDDDLPELLRNCRFAKSRRVAPGVKLQPIVLPGADTSRAFLLWSAPGTRMLEHSHTGTELTLVLKGSFSHQGGDYRPGDFDFGDGEVDHQPIVGSDMPCLCLVAMRGDLQMHGWLGRLISPFVRL; encoded by the coding sequence ATGACCATCAACCATCATCCCCCTGAAGATCTGCTGGCGGATTTTGCCGCAGGCCGGCTCGACGAAGCCGACCGTCTCGTCATCGGCGTCCATGCTGCGCAATGCCAACGCTGCCGGCGTTTCATCGCGGCGATCGAGCAGCTCGCGGGGGCCGCGATCGAGCAGGCTGCTCCGGTCGCCATGGCGGACGACGCGTTCGCGACGATCATGGCTGCGATCGACGAGCCGGAGACGACATCAGCGCAGGCACCGGCCTCTTCGCGGCCGGTGCCGCTGCTTGACGACGATTTGCCCGAGCTGCTGCGCAACTGCCGGTTCGCCAAGAGCCGCCGCGTGGCGCCGGGCGTCAAGCTGCAACCGATCGTCCTGCCGGGCGCGGACACCTCGCGCGCGTTCCTGCTGTGGTCGGCTCCGGGAACGCGCATGCTGGAGCATTCGCATACCGGAACCGAGCTGACCCTGGTGCTCAAAGGCAGCTTCAGCCACCAAGGCGGCGACTACCGGCCGGGCGATTTCGACTTCGGCGACGGCGAGGTCGATCACCAGCCGATCGTCGGCAGCGACATGCCGTGCCTGTGCCTCGTGGCCATGCGCGGGGATTTGCAGATGCACGGCTGGCTGGGCCGGTTGATCTCGCCCTTCGTGCGGCTTTGA